The nucleotide sequence CTCATGAAGTGGGTTTTAACACATTAAGTAACAGTTTAAGTAACAGTTTAATGTGTTTTAACACATTAACCTTATAATATCATCATTTAGAGTCATTTTATTATCACATGTGTTTTAACATCAAACCTTATTCATCTATCCGAACACCTTTTGTAAACATTTTTTTTTgcagtttttaattttttgtaaTCGAATGGCATGCATCTATATAACACAGGACTTTTGTATTTTATATATAGACGGGCGTACCAATTTTTCCGGCCTTTTTTTGTGTTTCGCTTGCATTGAGACTTCCTTAGCGCTGTTGTCCAAAACTTCTACCTTCATGTCCCTTAAATTAAAGCATACACAATAGAAATGAGCTTCGTGTAAGACTGGTACAAAGATGAGGGCATGTTCAGGTATCTTTTTGACATCAGCTGAAACTAAAACCGGTTCCATGTTGTCTCCGAACGTTTTTGCTCTTGATTTTGCATTTTTAATGTAGTCGTCTTCATTCTGCATTTCAAATTAATCGTGTTAAACAATATTACTAAAGTTGACAACTTAAATTGCAATTCCAATATGATCAGCCTTACCAACATATTTACTGAACAGAACAGGCGTGCGATGCTCCCCTTTTGCTTGAATTTTTCTTCGTAATTCAACAAATCCGCCCACGCGCTTATTACCAATATGTGCACCTCGATTCCCGGCAATAATGATTCGAGCGGAGATCTCATCACCGGCACTCCTTTCTTAGTTCTAAAGACAACATCCCTAATgtatacaaatgtgttttattaaaTGTGTTACAATTTATTCATCAGAATCTGTTTCAAACTATTGTGTGAAAATATTATTTGTAGAAACATTCTTAAATTAAAGTGCATGTTGATAACATACCACATTGATCCCCAGGCTGAGAACATGTATGAGCTGACGGAGAGCTCAGCGTTTTCAAGCTTTGCCTTAATCGACACTGCCCGCTTCACGTAAGGAGACCTTAGAGCATCGGTCAACTCTGTTTGTCTTTCCGGTCTTATTTTCGGCTTTCCAAGGTCCAGATCGTGTATAAGCTGCCCACGTCTAATCGTATATTCGTACTCCTCCTGTGTTTTCTGAGAGATTGGTGTGACGGCGAGTGCGGTCTTCTCCATTTCTTCAACCTGAGTCTTCTGTGCGGGCGGCTCAATTACTGCAAGCTGAGTCGTTTGTGTGGTTGTCTTGTCAACCGTCTTGCATACCTCTTCTGCCAATGAAGGTGTCCACTGCGACAACTGTGACATATCCAAATTCTCCTTATTTGCCTCTTTTTCCGGTGTTTTATCATCAGGAGTCTGTGGCTGTTTGGTTGTCGTACACGGTGATCCGACCTTTTTCAACTTATCTGTCCACAATTTGTGTACTTCTTTGATTTTTTCACTTTGGGGGTACAATTGGAAACCTTCTGTAAAAGTGTCGGTTATCCTTTTTACACATTCGTCGAATTGATTCAAGAACACCTCCAACATTCCCGCATGTACTTGAATTACATCATACACACTTTATCATATTCTTATTTCTCCAATTATGCAACGTGTTTTTACCAGAGTTATAATGTGTTTTTTCCTATCAATATTTGTggttcttttttaattttttttgttatttgtgtTTTACCTACCAGCAGTGTGTTTTAGCAATCAGAAGGTGTATTAAATCAGCATTTGTGCTAGTTCCTAATCCTGCAATATGTTTTTACCATTATTAAAGTGTTTTACCATTTTGGAAAATGATATTTACCAATCattagtttgtttttttattatgcTCATCAGTATTCTGTTTTACCAATAAATAGTGTGTTTTAATAATTCCAGATTCAGTTTTTTGGTATTCTGAATGTGTTTTTTTAGCAAACAGAATGTGTGTTTTAAATGATCAGGCTGTTAAACCTgtaatgtgttttaccattctTAAAGTGTTTTACCATATTGAAAAATGATATTTATAAATCATTAtttggtttttatattttttccatCATTATTCTGTTTTAACATTTAGCAGTGTGTTTTACTAATACCAAATATGGTTTTTAGGTATTATAATGGTTTTTACCATTATTAAAGTGTTTTACCATTTTGGAAAATGATATTTACCAATCattagtttgtttttttattatgcTCATCAGTATTCTGTTTTACCAGTAAATAGTGTGTTTTAATAATTCCAGATTCAGTTTTTTGGTATTCTGAATGTGTTTTTTAGCAAACAGAATGTGTGTTTTAAATGATCAGGCTGTTAAACCTgtaatgtgttttaccattccTAAAGTGTTTTACCATATTGAAAAATGATATTTATAAATCATTAtttggtttttatattttttccatCATTATTCTGTTTTAACATTTAGCAGTGTGTTTACTAATACCAAATATGGTTTTTAGGTATTATGATTGTGTTTTAAGATGTTAAGTATAAATACTTGGAAAATTAAAAGATTACCTCGTCGCTTTGTGTCGCTGGTGTCGATCCATATTGAGATGCCATAGATGAGCTAATTCCCGGCTGACTTTGTTGTGTTTGTCCCCACTCGCCGGTTTCTCGGTAGTATCTTTCTATATCAGATGTATCTATAAAAGGCACTCGTTCCTGGCCAGCTTCTTCATTCATGCAATCTGCGAAATCGGTATGGAAACCCGCATTAACCGGGATTTCATCTACAACACGCGCATTTTCCGGGCCACTTTCATTACAAATTTTCTTCTTCCCAGCTTCTCCGGCTTTCGGCAGTTGCTTTTcagtctgtttttttttttcggtACCGGTGAGACCGGAGGTTTACCATGTGTTTTACCGGCCGGCTTCACAACAGATTTTTTCCTTTTTTCCGGAACACATTTGGTAATGTGTTTTTCAGCCTTGGGTTCATCTTTTTGCTTTGTTTTCACTACTTCTGCTTCGATGTCATCATCACTCTTTTTTGCAAATGGATACCTTTGTTCCGGTTGCAACTCATACTCTTCCACTAAGATTTGATCTAATCTGACCGAGTCCAACTTTATGCTTACTGCCTCGATATCGTCATCATTGATATCTTCGATGAGATGCGTTGCTCTTTGTTCACCTTCTTTGTATATCTTCTGGTCACGTATCAACGCAGCCTGTAAAAAACCAAATAACGAAACTGACGTCAGATGTGTTTTAAAGTTTTGGTATACTTCAGGTTGTGTTATATCACCTATAATACTGTTTAACTTTTCTTAGAATGTGTGTTGATGGTTTTTATATACATAATGGTCTTCAAAATATGTTTGTGAGTATTGTTGGTGCGTTACCATTTTTTCGAATACAACATTAATGTGTTTTACCAAAAACAGATGTGTTTTAAAGCACATTAATTTTTGTTTTGACTTAGGAAATTACATATGTATTTAGAACATACCACTAGCAATGGCATTGGTCCAAGGAAGGGCTCCTTTGGTGTCCATGCTTCCACCGTTCGATCCAGACATCTGATCATGTACTCACACCAGTTAAAACTTTTGATATCCTTCCCTTGACGCAAGGCTGGTAAAAACTTCATATTAATTGATGAATTCGTAGTTGTCTCTCCCAGAAGTGTGTTGTAGAACAACAAAAAGTTCAACACAAAGATCCGTCCGCTAGCTTGTTGCCCCTTCATGTATGTTTTGAATTGAACAGGCGTCAAGCGTGCAGGATCACTTTCGAATTGTCCTTTCCATTCTGCCACAACCTCGTGGAAATCAGCCCTTGCTCTCCCTACTTCCTTTATTTCTTCATTCCCTCTCGGTACTCCGAACACATCGTGCACCAATTCCTCTGTTATTTGAATGTGGTGGCTACCGCAATTCAAGACCCGTGTTTTAGTGTCGTAATtatttactgtcacacccccaaaatccacccgcggaataccaccgcttgggagcgtgactgaccaggatcaagccaccaatcatatcaaacatagcatttaatataaaagtaagtAATGTAAATCAtcgtgacatgattgatgttcataaaccaaacatcgtttaagtagcggaagcaatgtaaagtaaatccaaataaagttataagttcaataatgttcctgatccatctgcccacaacgacctgctccttccttgtgcaagctcctataagtacctagggtcctgcaaggcatgcagcaaataatcaacaaactagttgagcgagttcacagaaagtaggttcataacatgcataagtatagctagtgggggcttcccatactagtgcgtactaaaggtgggggcttcccatgttcatcctggttaatgagggcttctcattaacggtacttactagactaacttccgaccatgtgttcttctttaccgagaacaggaaaacgtacagggtcacgtaggctttacgtgacgtgcccttccccgaggacagtggtacgcgtgggggctacgtaggctttacgcagcgtggccttccgacctggaagccaatagatggtattgggttacgtaggttttacgtaacgtgtccttccgacctggaagccaatagatggtattgggttacgtaggttttacgtaacgtgtcctcccgacccgggagacatacggcaaataaactgggttacgtaggctttacgtaacgtgtcctgactaacctgaggacgatggtctatagtctggtatatgcgtaagtacgagtaatcattccacattcatcatatccaacccaattcccaacccgggaatcccatgccttggctgtgtgaactcaccttggtttgctcggcagatacacaaggaatataagtagcaagtaaatggtcactcacgtcctatcatggttattatacgagtcaggttcgtatatagcacgtatatagtaatcacgtatagtcatggcaaacatgcacgcacgtaagcagataagacatagcatgtgaggatccaattgtctaagtccaatcatacccggcccaaaagacataagcagcccaaacaaaacagtccagattcccAATCGGCCCAAAATAGCAAATACATACAAGTCCATAATTAAACAGCCCataaatcaaatcattgggcccgtgacagtgaaggcccaataGTGTGCATGTGCAacgatggtctcgactcgcaacgggagatctcgactcgcaacgggagATCTCGACTcgcccggttacgagtcacagccggagattacgagtcgcaacagctggttgcgagtcgcaatggtggtctcggttcatcatggtctggttacgagtcgcaacgggactcgcaaccgtggttccggcttgtgctgttcgtggtctcgagtggggttccgactcgcaacgagtgatgccgagtcgcaaccgcgtgtgtaacgactttcctgatttcatgcaattcatttaggcaattcaatcatcgttgacagtttccaaaaatcaattatcaactaacagtttgccattcaagaattcatcgatcaaacagggaaataaatcatcaattcttatgaaccctaataatcacacttatgaacaataacaataatcataACACTCAATCATATtatgatccgatttcatgaacattaaACTCGAATTGCATAACTTCACAGTCAATCAACAAGACattatcattaacatcatcaacaacaaatccgattttatatcaatcaatacgaggaccaacataaccacaatatctaaccggccctagttcaTCATCATGCAAATTCTAATCGGTTCGATCAAAACATGTAATCAAAACATCACTTAACACACAAGCATaaaacatcatactaaccgagtGAAAGAGGATGAGAGGGTGATCCGAGTTTGTGtggatcttgtgccgtcgggttccaagcaaacgagagagagagcaaagcttctagggtttgtgtgtgtgtttgtgatttgcaaaagtggtaaaacaatcccctagttccggttttgtgtgtgttgcgagtggggagtgggccgagcccaactcggttacctCATGGAGTCCGAATTcaagtgtggcccaaagggcttgtgtgaccggtttaaGTAATTtcggctcgtgcaacacataacatacaaaTATAACACACAATACACATAACGACATCTCATAAATCACGTAATATTCAATAGCTCAAAatgtcacataaacacgtaacgttacatcaagcaagcctaaagttcgagttgtcacattatccccaactaattggaaatttcgtcccgaaatttggtatgcactcactgaggaagctaggtaaactgtactgttcactgattttcctggggtgtcacatcctccccccgttgatctggaatttcgtcccgaaattccgaagtagtagcttcagcctcagtagtggttgccttgttcccaaataactgggggtacttttctgtcatcctgtcttcgcgttcccaggtgtactctgggccacgtttggagttccaacgaactcggacaagagggattctcttgtgtttgaggaccttcacatcccggtccgtgatttctactggttcctcgacgaactgcaaccgctcatcgatagtgagttccttgaaaggaatgatgaggttttcatctgataggcacttctttaggttcgatacatgaaagacattgtgaactgccccgagttcagctggtaggttcaacttgtaggctaccgtgccaatcttttctacgatttcaaatggtccgacgtatcgcggatttagtttaccccgtttgccaaaacgaaccacacccttccagggtgaaactttcaataaaacccggtccccgacctcaaattccaatggctttctacgcttgtctgcgtaggctttctgacggtcgcgtgctgccgccatacgttgtcgtatctgtgcaatcttttctgtggcgtccacaacaatctctggacccgtgatctgactatctcccacctctgcccaacagagaggtgaccggcatttacgcccgtacaatgcctcaaatggagcggcttgaatgctggtgtgataactgttattgtaagagaactccaccaaagggagatgtttttcccagccgttgccgaaatcgataacgcatgccctaagcatgtcttcgagtgtctgaatcgtacgctcagactgcccatccgtctgagggtggtatgctgtgctcatgtctaatcgtgagccaaaagatttatgcattgcttgccatagttctgacgtgaatcgtgcgtcgcgatccgaaatgatggacgtgggcaccccgtgcctcgaaacaacttctttgagatagacgtctgcaagtgtggagaacttgtccgtttccttaatcggcaggaagtgtgcagacttggtgagtcgatcaactatgacccatatcgtatcgttcccacgctgggatctaggtaggcctgtaacgaaatccatggaaatttcctcccatttccattgcggtattttaggctgctgcagtaggccagctggtttctgatattcgaccttgactcttgcacaggtcaagcattttccgacgtatgtagcgatgtgggccttcatgctaggccaccaataagtagtgctgatgtcgtggtacattttatccgaccctggatgtaccgagtagcgagacttgtgagcttcatccattacaagttcgcgtaaaccgccatagagagggacccaaatccggcccgtaacatagtaggcgccgtctgccttctgttccatttgttgccgtgagccgcgtaaggcttcagccttgatattttcgggcttcaatgcttctatctgagcatctcgtatctgtgctggaaggctagactgaatcgtaagctgtagcgctcgcacgcgctttggtaaagtgtctttccgactgagggcatcagccacaacattggctttgcctggatgatacttgatagcgcattcgtagtcattaagtaactcgacccatcgtcgttgacgcatattcaaatccttctgcttaagaatatgctcgagactcctgtgatcggtgtaaattgtgcacctggtaccgtacaggtagtgtcgccatatcttaagcgcaaaaacaacagctcccagctctaaatcgtgcgttgtgtagttgcgttcatgaatcttgagttgacgagaggcataagcgataaccttgtcgcgctgcattaacacacatcccaatccccgaatggatgcatcacaatatactacgaagtcttctgtgccctctggcaatgagaggataggtgcactgcaaagtctatcctttaagtgctggaaagcagtctcctggggctctccccagcgataggtaacacctttctgtgtcagtaacgtaagcggctgagcaatcttcgagaaatccttgataaaccgtctgtagtaacctgccagacccaagaattgacgtatctcggtcggtgtacgcggtgcaggccagttcctgatcgaatctaccttggatggatcgacatggatcccatccctgttcactacatggcctaagaagtggacttcacgaagccagaagtcgcatttagaaagtttggcgtacaactgttccttccgaaggagttccaatataaggcgaagatgttgctcgtgttcctcctgactcttggagtaaattagaatgtcgtcgatgaatactatgacgaacttgtcgagatagggtttgcagaccctgttcataagatccataaatacagcaggcgcgttcgttaacccgaatggcatgacgagaaactcgtagtgaccgtaacgagttctgaaggctgtcttggagacgtcctcatcccggactctcaactgatggtaccccgaccttaagtctatcttcgagtagtagcacgacccttgcaactggtcgaataagtcgtcgatgcgcggaagaggataacggttcttcaccgtcaccttgttgagttcacggtagtcgatgcacatcctgaacgtaccgtctttctttttcacaaagagtactggagctccccaaggcgaagagcttggtcgaatgaaacccttttccaagagttcctgcagttgctttgacaattcctccagttccgatggagctagacgatatggtgcgcgagctatgggtgctgctcctggagcgagctcgatctgaaattcgacctgacgatgaggcggtaagccaggtaagtcttcaggaaacacctgagagtaatcacgtacaactggaatgtcttccaatctcttttcctttgctgaggcgtctgtaacaagagccaaaatggctgtatgacccttacgtaagcatttctgagcctttaagaaagagatgatgccaaccactgcaccactcttgtcgccttgaacttctagaggttcctgacccaaacgaggaatgcgaataaccttttcgctgcataagatttctgcctggtgttgggaaagccaatccatcccaatcacgacgtcgaaactacccaaaactatgggaatgagatcaatagagaaggcttgaccagctaagataagattacaaccttgaactacgtgcgtggcttctagacttttaccgttagctaactctactacatgtttggtgggtaaaagtgttggtgcacgttttagcagttgacacattttcacagacatatagcttgtatccgcacccgaatcaaataaaacagtaacgtaaatattgtcgaggagaaacttacccataacaacgttgggatcgttcactgcgtcacctcgacctagcacgaatgcacgaccacgagcttcattgccgttgttgttgttgtttccaccgttgttgttgccgttgccctgattgttattgttgttgcggttctggttcaactgggggcaatcgcgtttgaagtgaccttcagccccacactggaaacacccccggttcccacgctgtggctgctgctgctgctggttctgtggagctggttgctgaggctgctgattctgattcgcaggacgggggctcctgcagtctttggcctcgtgccccatcttaagacacctttgacagcgacccttgttacatgggccgtggtgatgcctgttgcagttgtggcacctaggttgactaccctgatatttcctctgtctgtgaccactagaggattgctgactgggactctggtactGATcgatcttctgttgctgagcttgtggctgaacagatgctgaacctt is from Helianthus annuus cultivar XRQ/B chromosome 9, HanXRQr2.0-SUNRISE, whole genome shotgun sequence and encodes:
- the LOC110874877 gene encoding uncharacterized protein LOC110874877, whose translation is MCFINNKDVFSVKRRKSERIKGKWLSRVPGNPPDKPIILDESDTEEGSPLQVERVKKHKETIDNKVSSTQQPPAGTLLSDIAHLFPNPTQSKKGNNTGKKRKHKKAGIIPDEKKAANVQTVKPIKEAAHGTTIDDSDDDFDNPPWKKTRSGAGPQVVEKTQQPADATSIKDSKTRKKRQPVKNYIPLADGKLTLRLALKHMGELVESLNENQRGAVQNIVNNYDTKTRVLNCGSHHIQITEELVHDVFGVPRGNEEIKEVGRARADFHEVVAEWKGQFESDPARLTPVQFKTYMKGQQASGRIFVLNFLLFYNTLLGETTTNSSINMKFLPALRQGKDIKSFNWCEYMIRCLDRTVEAWTPKEPFLGPMPLLVAALIRDQKIYKEGEQRATHLIEDINDDDIEAVSIKLDSVRLDQILVEEYELQPEQRYPFAKKSDDDIEAEVVKTKQKDEPKAEKHITKCVPEKRKKSVVKPAGKTHGKPPVSPVPKKKNRLKSNCRKPEKLGRRKFVMKVARKMRVL